Proteins from one Cryptomeria japonica chromosome 4, Sugi_1.0, whole genome shotgun sequence genomic window:
- the LOC131029188 gene encoding uncharacterized protein LOC131029188, whose translation MDAANHSLSTAIEGYAGLISAEWLAGILLLTSMTLQLVLVILGARRYHSSRAIFHFVVWGAYIAAYAVAISALGIMMHGTRSGIYGIWAPVLLLHLGGPDAISAYSTADNELWLRHAFNMVYQVSVVVFVIYSSALEGYALVSAIFLLVAGATKYGERTLALWSASYSQILKSCLPISRYIKVKNVVQDRGYIVMGEKQVQRMIEKKSAESSAEGSAAREAPSREGRDKEASSSKGSDIEIGREAPSLEGRDKQVGLQARSLKRRGIVTTMDVDNALLQRLATTKNSNIIEDYILCVSHALFKMYMRRFVGLYFDEGDWKETRAFWCKMNGNEAFRIVEKELKFMYDVLFSKGSGTAFSGYGIILRLLNCVLMGAAGFLILREREEREAQRMVTYVVISVAFVVEMFQFCRIMASDWTRVRLICSRVDDIKHPLSQRAFKWLRISTLKGIEIAVVVLGKVQKLVEGDRYWSNEIHQHCLIGSCFNRSRFVWKMGKILPKTDIYIASWHIHKVSLPEELKNFIFKFLKQICSPQIDIETCREQIFNFEEDLLQGESGILEVMSAHHSLEEVILVWHIATAICDMQTKPSEMIQNMNENVRWSILLSRYCVYLLVSRPRLLPVHPDMESITYMQLVNKLMGEEYYGKDPTELLECRDKSVLGSGAELARKLLGKGEDERWELLAMYWAGLMISMAVYNKAAFHAECVAGGGEFLSQVWVLVGHMGCGQQSDSTVKMKELLRLQRELRELQQEREVRKED comes from the coding sequence ATGGACGCAGCAAATCATTCACTGTCCACTGCCATTGAAGGTTATGCGGGGCTGATTTCTGCGGAATGGTTGGCAGGGATTCTACTCCTCACTAGCATGACGTTGCAGCTTGTATTGGTTATTCTCGGTGCGCGCAGATACCATAGTTCAAGAGCAATTTTCCATTTTGTGGTGTGGGGAGCTTACATTGCTGCGTATGCTGTGGCCATATCTGCACTAGGAATCATGATGCATGGCACCCGGAGTGGGATATATGGAATATGGGCTCCAGTGTTATTGCTGCATTTGGGAGGCCCAGATGCCATTTCTGCCTATTCCACGGCAGATAACGAGCTATGGTTGAGACATGCATTCAACATGGTTTATCAAGTTTCAGTGGTAGTCTTTGTTATTTATTCATCAGCATTGGAAGGTTATGCATTGGTTTCTGCTATTTTTCTTCTTGTTGCAGGAGCCACCAAGTATGGAGAGAGAACGCTTGCTTTGTGGTCCGCTAGCTATTCTCAAATACTTAAGTCATGTCTGCCAATTTCCAGATATATTAAGGTAAAAAATGTTGTACAAGATCGTGGTTATATAGTTATGGGAGAGAAGCAAGTGCAGAGAATGATCGAAAAGAAGTCAGCAGAATCTTCAGCGGAAGGAAGTGCAGCGCGAGAGGCGCCTTCacgggaaggaagagataaagaagcGTCCTCGTCGAAAGGAAGTGATATAGAAATAGGGCGAGAGGCACCTTCATTGGAAGGAAGAGATAAGCAAGTAGGGCTACAGGCGCGTTCACTAAAAAGAAGAGGGATAGTAACTACCATGGATGTCGACAACGCTCTTTTACAGAGGTTAgctactactaaaaatagtaatatTATTGAGGACTATATTCTCTGCGTTTCCCATGCCTTGTTCAAAATGTATATGCGTAGGTTTGTAGGTCTGTATTTTGATGAAGGGGATTGGAAGGAGACGAGAGCTTTCTGGTGTAAGATGAATGGAAATGAAGCATTTAGAATTGTAGAGAAAGAATTGAAATTCATGTATGATGTGCTATTCTCCAAAGGAAGTGGCACAGCATTCAGTGGATATGGGATCATATTGCGGCTTCTCAACTGCGTTCTCATGGGAGCGGCAGGGTTTTTGATAttgagagaaagagaagagagagaagcaCAGCGAATGGTGACATACGTTGTGATTTCAGTGGCGTTTGTGGTGGAGATGTTTCAGTTTTGCCGAATAATGGCATCAGACTGGACCAGGGTCCGCTTAATTTGCTCTCGGGTTGACGACATTAAACATCCCCTCTCGCAGAGAGCTTTTAAGTGGCTCAGAATCAGCACATTGAAGGGGATAGAGATTGCAGTGGTTGTGCTCGGCAAGGTTCAGAAACTGGTTGAAGGAGATAGATATTGGAGCAACGAAATTCACCAGCATTGCCTCATAGGGAGTTGCTTTAATAGGTCTCGTTTCGTGTGGAAGATGGGTAAAATCTTACCAAAGACCGACATTTATATTGCAAGCTGGCACATCCACAAAGTGTCTCTCCCAGAGGAGCTGAAAAACTTCATTTTCAAATTCCTCAAACAGATATGTTCTCCGCAGATTGATATAGAGACATGCAGAGAGCAAATTTTCAACTTTGAGGAGGATTTACTTCAAGGGGAATCTGGAATCTTGGAAGTCATGTCAGCACATCACAGTCTGGAGGAGGTCATTCTGGTCTGGCATATAGCTACCGCTATATGCGACATGCAGACAAAACCGTCTGAAATGATCCAGAATATGAATGAGAATGTGAGGTGGAGTATACTACTGTCCAGGTATTGTGTCTATCTGCTAGTGTCACGCCCCCGTCTTTTGCCTGTCCATCCGGATATGGAAAGCATAACATACATGCAGCTTGTGAACAAACTTATGGGGGAGGAATATTATGGCAAAGATCCTACAGAGCTGTTAGAGTGCAGAGACAAAAGTGTACTTGGCTCTGGGGCAGAACTAGCCCGCAAGCTtctaggaaaaggagaagatgaaaggTGGGAGTTATTAGCAATGTACTGGGCTGGATTGATGATATCCATGGCGGTGTACAATAAGGCAGCGTTTCATGCAGAGTGCGTGGCTGGTGGAGGGGAATTTCTAAGTCAAGTGTGGGTTTTAGTGGGTCATATGGGATGTGGACAACAGTCTGACTCTACCGTGAAAATGAAGGAACTTCTGCGTCTTCAGCGGGAGCTACGGGAGCTTCAGCAGGAGCGGGAGGTCCGGAAGGAGGACTGA